GAACCACGTGCTGCCGACCGGCGGCGGCGCGAAACGTCACGGCGGGCTCTCCGTCGACCAGTTCCTGCGCTCGACGACCGTCCAGCGCCTCGACCGGGACGCGCTCGACGCGCTGGCCCCGACCATCACGACGCTCGCGGACGCAGAAGGACTGTGTGCACACGCCGACAGCGTGCGTCGCCGCTTCGAGGAGTAGCGAGCTACTCGTCGTCCTCGTCGATACCGACGCCGATGCCACAGATCCCGATGGGTTCGCCGTCGTCGTCGGTCAGCAACGAGGCGCTGATGCGTCGCAGGTCGAACTCGCCAGTCTTCGTGTGCATCCGCGCCTCGTAGGTCACCGTCTCGCCGTCGAGCACCTGCTCGATGACCGACTCGACCTTCTCGACGTCCTCCGCTGCGAATATCTCCTCTATCTCGATGTCGCGGAGCTCCGCGGCCGAGTAGCCGCTCACGTCCTCCAGCTTTCGGTTCCACCGCCAGCCCGAGCCGTCGAGGTTCGCCACGTAGAAGACGTGGGGGAGGGCGTCGAGTGCGGCGTCGAACAGCTCCTGCTCCTCGCTGAGCCGTTGCTCCGCTTCGACCCGCTGGGTCACGTCCCGCGTGTTGACGACGAACCCCTCGATTGCGGGGTCGTCGAGCCGATTGGTGCCCCTCGACTCCATGTGCCGCCACTCGCCGTCGTCGTGCTGCAGCCGGTAGCTGACCGACGGGGTCGCGTCCGGGTCCTCGATCATCCGGTCGAACGCGTCGGCCACGTCAGCCTGGTCGTCCGGGTGGACGAAGTCGAAGGAGGGTTCGCCGATCAGGACCTCCGGGTCGAAGCCGAGTATGTCCCGCGTCGCCGGGCTCGCGTACTCGAACACGCCGTCCTCGTCGAGGATGGCGACGAGGTCCGAGGAGTGCTCGATGAGCGCCTGGAAGCGGTTCTGGGAGTGTGTCCGCTCGCGTTCGGCACGTCGCTTCGCGACGGCGTT
The sequence above is drawn from the Haloarchaeobius salinus genome and encodes:
- a CDS encoding PAS domain-containing response regulator, with the protein product MSGTIRVLHVDDDDALLELTKTMLEREGEDITVESAHSGSQALSCLRENGRVDCIVSDYEMPDRDGLELLETVRESHPDLPFVLFTGKGSEAIASRALSAGATEYLQKGAGTDQYAVLANRIENAVAKRRAERERTHSQNRFQALIEHSSDLVAILDEDGVFEYASPATRDILGFDPEVLIGEPSFDFVHPDDQADVADAFDRMIEDPDATPSVSYRLQHDDGEWRHMESRGTNRLDDPAIEGFVVNTRDVTQRVEAEQRLSEEQELFDAALDALPHVFYVANLDGSGWRWNRKLEDVSGYSAAELRDIEIEEIFAAEDVEKVESVIEQVLDGETVTYEARMHTKTGEFDLRRISASLLTDDDGEPIGICGIGVGIDEDDE